The sequence CCGCGCACGCTCGGCCAGGCCGCGCGGATCGAGGGCATGACGCCGGCGGCGATCACCTTGCTCGCCGCGCACGCCCGCAAGCGGCGCCGGGGCGCGGACGCGGCGTAGGGCGGAACCCGGAACGATCGGCTGCGACTGGACCCGCGGCGCGCTCCGCGGCACAACAGGCCGCATGACCACCGATTCGCCCGACGCCGCTCTGGCCCCCTTCGCTGTTTCACGTGAAACACGCGCGAAGCTCGACACCCTCGTCTCCGAGCTCCGCCGCTGGCAGCCGGCCAAGAACCTGGTGGGACCCGGCACGCTGGACACGGTCTGGACACGCCACGTCGCCGATTCGCTCCAGCTCGTCGAGATCGCCCCGGCGAACGCCCGCCACTGGCTCGATATCGGCTCCGGCGCGGGCTTTCCCGGCCTCGTCGTCGCCATTGCGCTGGCGGACCGGCCGCGTTTTTGCATGGACCTCGTCGAATCGAACGCCCGGAAGTGCGCCTTCCTGCGCCACGTCGCGCGCCTCACCGGCGCGCCGGTGCGTGTGCACAACGGGCGGATCGAGGACGTCGTCCGGAATTTCGCCGGCGAGACCGACGTCGTTTCCGCCCGCGCGCTCGCGCCGCTCTCCCAGCTCCTCGCCTGGTGCGAGACCCTGTTGAAAACCGGCGCCGTGGCGCTGTTTCCGAAGGGTGCGGGCGTGGAGAGCGAATTGACCCCCGTGGTGAAATCCCGGACAGTCGATATCGAGCAGATCCCGAGCCGGACCGATTCGCGCGCACGCATCCTGCGGATTCGCTGGCTCCCCCAAGGCGATCGGTTCGACGACCCGTCCAGGAACGACGCGTCCGGGAACGACACGTCGCCGAGCGACACGTCCAGGAACGAGTGATCATGACCAGCGATACGCTCCTCGGCGAGGACGAGGTCGCCGACGCGCCTCCCGCCGATAGTGTCGACCTCCCGCTCGAGGCGGAGACGCAGGCGGTGGCCGAACCCGCCCGCGCCTCCGATCCGCAGCCGGATCGGCTGCGCCGTCAGACCCACGGGCGCCCGCGCGTACTCGCCCTCGCCAACCAGAAGGGCGGCGTCGGCAAGACGACGACGGCGATCAACCTGGGCACGGCGCTCGCCGCGATCGGCGAGAAGGTTCTCGTCATCGATCTCGACCCGCAGGGCAACGCCTCGACCGGGCTCGGCGTCGAGCGCAAGCAGCGCCGCATCTCGACCTACCACGTCCTCACCGGCGAGGCCGAGCTGCGCTCGGCCATCCGCGAAACGGCGGTGCCACGGCTCCACCTGGCGCCGTCGACGCTCGACCTGCTCGGCCTGGAGCTCGAGATCGCCTCCTCGCGCAATCGCGCCCACCGGCTCAAGCTCGCCATCGACGGGCTCGCATTGGGCGACGCGCTCCGCTCCGAGCCCTTCACCTACATCCTGATCGACTGCCCGCCCTCGCTGAACCTGCTCACCATCAACGCCCTGGCGGCGTCGGATTCGGTGCTGGTGCCGCTGCAATGCGAGTTCTTCGCGCTCGAGGGCCTGAGCCAGCTGCTCAAGACCGTCGAGCAGGTGCGCGACAACCTCAACCCCAAGCTCTCCATCCACGGCGTCGTGCTGACCATGTTCGACCCGCGCAACAACCTGTCCAACCAGGTCGTGGCGGACGTGCGCTCCTTCATGGGCGGCAAGGTCTACGAGACGGTGATCCCGCGCAACGTGCGCGTCTCCGAGGCGCCCTCGCACGGCAAGCCGGTGCTCCTCTACGATCTCAAATGCTCGGGCAGCCAGGCCTATCTGCGGCTCGCGTCCGAGATCATCCAGCGCGAACGCACGCTCAAGGCGGCTTGAGGCCCAACCCGAAGCAAGGACCCGAGGAAAAGACGATGGCGGAAGAGGGACAGCGCCTGCGGCTCGGACGGGGCCTCGCCGCGCTCATCGGCGACATGGGGGACGACGACGAGGGCGTGGTCGAGCGCGGCCGCGGCCAGCGCCGCGTGCCGATCGAGTTCCTGCGGCCGAACCCGCGCAACCCGCGCAAGAGCTTCGCGGAGAGCGATCTCGAGGACCTCGCCCAGTCGATCCGCGAGCGCGGCATCATCCAGCCCATCGTCGTGCGCTCGCTCCGCGGGCTCGAGGACGCCTACGAGATCATCGCCGGCGAGCGGCGCTGGCGGGCGGCCCAGCGCGCCGGCCTGCACGAGGTGCCGATCGTCGTCGTCGAGGCCGACGACCGGCTCTCCCTCGAATACGCCATCGTCGAGAACGTCCAGCGCACGGATCTCAACGCGCTGGAGGAGGCCGCGGGCTACGACAAGCTCATCGCCGAGTTCGGCTATTCGCAGGCCGAGCTCGCGCAGGTGATCGGCAAGAGCCGCTCGCACGTGGCCAACACGATGCGCCTGATGAAGCTGCCGCAGAGCGTGCAGGAGAAGCTCGCCTCCGGCGCCATCAGCGCCGGCCACGCCCGCGCGCTCCTCGCCGTGAAGGACCCCGAGACCGCCGCGGAGCGCATCGTCGAGAAGGGGCTCAACGTCCGCGACGTCGAGCGCCTCGCCCGGCAGGACGAGGAGGGGCAGACCCGCCCGCCGCGCCCGCGGGCCGAGAAGGACGCCGACACCCGCGCCCTCGAGCAGGCCCTGACGGAGACGCTCGGGCTCGAGGTGGCGATCTCGGCGAAGCCTGGAGCGCCCAACGGCGAGGTCCGCATCCGCTACGCCACGCTCGAGCAGCTCGACGGGCTGTGCCGCGCGCTGAGGCGCGGCTAGAGCTGCGACGGGCGCTGCCGCAACGGAATGACGCGGCGGCGGTTCTGCTACGATCCCACGCGGTCGTGGTCAGTCCAGCTCCTGCGCACGCCGATAAGCCGGACGTTCGGTGCAGCGCGTGATCCAGGCGTGGACCGCGGGGTGGTCGGGCGTCGCGTCCGGAGAGTACAAGAACGGCGAGCTGAGCAGGATGTCCGCTGCCGTGAACCGGTCGCCCATCAGCCATGGGCGGGGGCTCGGCTGCAGAGCGGAGATCAATCGCGTCGCGATCTCGTCTCGGCTTCGGAACGTCGCCGCGGCGATGGGATGGTCCGCCACGCCGAGCACCTCGAGCAGGTAGACCGGCTCCACGACATCCCCGTACCAGAAGCGCCAGGTGAGATACTCCGCCCGTCCGGGTTCGCCGGGCGCGAAGCCCAGGCTGCGCTCCGGGAAGAGGTCGGTGAGGTAGAGGAGGATGGCGCCGGTCTCGGTAACCAGGCGGCTATCGTGCACAAGAGCGGGCACCTTGCCGTCCGGATGGGGATTGCGCGGGTCGCGCGCCCCGGTGCCGTCCCGGCGGGGGATGTCGGTGCGGATCGTCTCGAACGGGACGTCGAGCTCGTGGAGCAGCCAATGGACGCGGCTCGAGCGCGATTGGCGCGCATGGTAGAACGTCAGCATGGAAGCCTCCTGCTCTGCGCGAGGATCGCCGCCGTCGATCGGCGGCTCGGGGCGGGGGCTCCTTCCGCTCGCCCCTCGCCCCTCTGCGTCCTCTCACCCAGCCTCGCGGTGTTCCTCCTCCGCGGCCGCGTCCACCGGGAAGCGCAGGCTCACCCGCGTGCCCGGATGGGCCGCATCGAACTCCAGGCCGGATTGCAGCGTCGAGGCCATGGTCTTGATGATGCGCGTGCCGAGCCCGCTGCCGGAGGCGGGCTCGTCGCCGCGCCAGCCGGCGCCGTCGTCCTCGACCACGAGGCGGGCCGCGCCGTTCTCGCGCACGAGGATGACGCGCACCTCGCCGCCCTCGCCGGCGGGATAGGCGTATTTCACCGCGTTGATGACGAGCTCCGCCACGATGACGCCGAGCGAGACGGCCTTGTCGGTAGGCATGGGGATGGTCTCGGCCGAGACCTTGAGCACGTGCGATTCGCCCTGCGCCTGCATGGCGGCCGCGAGCTCCTCGATCAGCCCGCGCAGATAGGCGTCCATCGAGACGGCGCGGATGTCGGGCGAGGTGTAGAGCCGGCGATGGATCTGCGCGATCGCCGTGATGCGCGACTGCGTCTCCACCAGCACCGCCCGGGCACTCGGCTCCTCCGTGACGGCCTTCTGCATGGAGACGAGCGAGGAGACGAGCTGCAGGGAATTCGCCACGCGATGGTTCACCTCGCGCAGCAGCATCTCGGCGCGGTCGCGCTGCTCGCGGACCTCGCGCTCGGCCGCCTCCTTGGCGCGGCGCACGCATTCCTTGGCCACCGCCTGCTCGATCGATGCGAGGAGGAGATCGAAGAAGGCCCCGCCGACGTCCTTGACGATGTAGTCGGCCGCGCCGGCCTTCAATGCGGCGACGGCGATGCGGCCCTCGTCGGCGCCGGTGACGTAGACCACGGGCGGCGGATCGGGGAGGGCCCGGATCTCCGAGAGGACCTCGAGGCCCTCCTTCCCCGGCATGAAGTGGTCGAGGGCGACCACGTCGAAGCCGCCCTGCGCCAGCCTGGCGACGCCGTCGTCGCCACCCATCGCGAAGACCACCTCGATACCTTTGCGCGCCAGCGTGCGCTCGACCAATCGGCCGAAGGCCGGGTCGTCGTCGATGTAGAGGAGGCGCCTGCCTCCGAGAGTCTCCGGCACGGTCGTCACGCTTCGGGCACCTGCATCACGGACAGGAACAGGCCCAGCTGCCGGATGGCCTGGGCGAAGGTCTCGTACTCCACCGGCTTTGTGATGTACACGTTGCAGCCGAGATCGTAGCAGCGCTGAATCTCGCGCTGGTCGTCGGTCGTCGTTAAGACGATCACCGGCGCCCGCTTGAGCCGGTCGTCGGCCTTGAGCTTGGCCAGGATGTCGATGCCGCTCATGTCGGGCAGATTGAGGTCGAGGAGCACGAGGAGCGGCCCGTTGGCGCGCACCTCCTCCTGGAACATGTGCCCCAGCGCCGAGGTCCCGTCGACGAAATGCCGGATCTCGTTGTTCACGCCCGCGCGGCGAACGTTCTTCTCGATGAGGCGCGCATGGCCCTCGTCGTCCTCGACCATCACGATGGTGACGGGCTGCGCACTCATGCGGCTTCCTCTTCTTCGTGCTTGGGACCCTGCGACACGTCCTCGATGATCTTGGGCAGGGTGAGCGTGAATGTCGAGCCCTCGCCCGGGGTGGAGGCGACCTCGACGGTGCCGCCGAGCCGGCGCACGAGGGCGCGGGTGTGGGCGAGGCCGATGCCCTCGCCCGCCACGTCCTGGCGCCCGGCCCGCCGGAACAGGTCGAAGATGCGCTCGAAGTCGCCGGGCTCGATACCCCGGCCGTTGTCGGCGACGACGAAGCGCACGAGGGGCCCCGCGTCCTCCGCGGTGAGGCTGACGCGGCCGGGTCGGTCGGGCCTGAGATACTTCACCGCGTTCTCGACGAGATTCCCGAAGATCTGCTCGAGCGCCAGCCGGTCCGAGACGAGGCTGGGGAGGTCACCGACGACGAGCTCCGCCTCGCGCTCGACGAGCTGATGGGTGAGGCTCTCCCGCAGCGTCTCGACGAGCGCTTGCATGTCGACGGGCTCCGGGACGAGCACGCGCCGGCCCTCGCGCGACAGCTTGAGAATGGCGTTGATCAGCCGATCCATCTTCTGCGTCGAGGCGCGAATGAAGCCGAGCGCCTCCGGCAGGTCGGTCTCGACCGCGAGGCGGACGTCCTCGGTGACGAGATCGGGCGCCCTCTCCCCGACCGCGGCCAGGAACGACTCGATCTCGCTGCGCACGCTCTCGAGCTCGCTGGTGAAGCCCATCACGTTGACGAGCGGCGCCCGCAGGTCGTGGCTGACGATATAGGCGAAGCGCTGGATCTCCTCGTTCGCCGCCGAGAGCTCGGCGGTGCGGGCCTGGACCGCGCGCTCCAGGTTGACGTTGAGATCCGCGAGCCGGGCGCGGGCCCGCTCCAGCTGGGCCGTCCGCCGCTCGACCCGGTGCTCCAGCGTATGATTGAGCTCCTCGACATCCGCGCGGGCGGCCTCTGCCGCATCCACGGCGCGGGCCTGGCGGACACTGGCTCCCGTCAGCATGCCCGTCGCCACGAGGCCGGCGATGAAGATGAAGGGCGTGAACACCCGGGGCGAGGCGGCCTCGAACACGTCCGTCGTCTCCAGGACCACGGTCCAGGGCTGGTCGGCGATCGTCACGCGCTCGGCGGTGCGAAAGCCGAGGCGCCCGCGATCGAAGGTCTCGCCGGTGCGATAGAGCAGGTTCTCCGGGTCGGCGCTCTCGCCGTCGTAGACCGCGTAGTCGAGCTCGCCGCCGCGGCCCTGGGCCAGCGCCCGGTCGAACAGGTTGCGGGCGCGGAACGGGGCGTAGACGTAGCCCTCGAGCCGACGGCGGCGTTCCTCCACGGTGCCGGGTATCGCGCCACCCTCGAAGACGGGGAGGTAGATCAGGAACCCGGGCTGGACGTCCTCGTCGGTTTCCTGGACGAGGGTGACCCGCCCCGACGCGGTGGAGAGGCCACGATCGCGCGCCCGGACCATGGCCTCGCGCCGCACCGCCTCCGAGGTCATGTCGAAGCCGAGCGCGGCCCGGTTCCGCTCGTCCTCGGGCTCGAGATAGACGATCGCCGTGCGCAGGCTTGCGTCGCCCGCGGCGTCGTCCTCCGGCGGCCAGACCCGGAAGGCCTCGCGGCCTTCCGCGCGCGCCGACGCCTCGAGGTCCGCTTCGCCGCCGGGCTCGATCACGGTGGCGTAGCCGACGCCTTGGACGCCGGGATATTCCTCGTCGAGGCGGAGCCGCTGCACGAACGCCCCGAAATCGGCGCGGTCGACACTCTCCTCGGCGGCGAAATGCGCAGCCACGCCGCGCAACAGCCCGACATAGAGCGCCATGCGCTCGTCGATGGAGATGACGCGCTGGACCACGAGCGACTGGAAGCGCTGCGCATCGCGCTCGGACGCGATGCGGTCGTACTGGACGCCGACGACGAGGGTGCTCAGGATCCCGATGGCGAAGACCGCCGCCGGGGTGATGAAGCTCCGCCGCCGCAAGAACGCCAGACGAGAGGAAATGCCGTTGGAGCCGCGGCCGTCGTCTTGCCGGCGCGCCGCGTCGTGATCGCTCATGGAGAGGTGATCTCTTGATCTTGGTCCCGAGTCGCCTGGTGCTGGACGCACCTGCGCCCGGGGACAACGCGCGACCCCGGGCGGAGTTCCCGACCCTCGCCGCGACATGTTCCACGTGAAACACACGGACGCGGGGCAGGCGGAGGGGCAGGGGGAAGGGGCGCCCCATCGCCAACGGAAGGGCTAGGCAAGCGCCGCCGCGGGTCCTAGGGTCGACGACAGCGCTGCTGCACGAGCCCTGTGGCGATCGTGTGGCGCGCCCCTCCTTCCCGCGCGATCCGCGCCCTCCGCGAAGCCGACGAGAGTCTCCGCCGTGCCGACGCTGTTCCGTCTCGTGTTCATCCTCGCGATCCTCGCAGGCCTCGTCTATGCCGGCATGTGGGCGCTGGCCCTGTTCGTCGAGCCCGAGACGCGCGAGATCACCACCACCGTTCCCCCCTCGCGGCTCGCTCCGCGATGAACGCCCGCCCGGCTGCGGATCGCCGCCTCGTCGGATCGTTCCTCGACATGCTGGTGGCCGAGCGGGGCGCGGCCGACAACACGCTCGCCGCCTATCGTCGCGACCTCGACGACTACGCCGACTACCTCGCCGAGACCGGGACCGCCGCCTCCGAGGCCGACGCGGACACGGTACGCGGCTTCCTCGCCTCAATCGCCGAGCGCGGGTTGAAGGCCTCCTCCGCCGCGCGCCGGCTGTCGGCCGTGCGGCAGTTCCATCGCTTCCTCTTCCTCGAAGGTCACGCCGCCCAGGACCCGACCGCGACCGTCGACGGTCCGAAGCAGGCACGCCCTCTGCCGAAGACGCTCTCGGTCGCAGAGGTCGACCGGCTGCTGGCGGCCGCCGCGGAAAGCGCCGCGCAGGCCGACCAGCCCCCCAGGGCGTGGCTGCGCGCCTTGCGCATGCGCTGCCTCCTGGAGATGCTCTATGCCACGGGCCTGCGCGTATCGGAGCTCGTCGCCCTCCCGCGCGCGGCCGCCCGGACGCGCGAGCGCGCCCTCGTGATCCGCGGCAAGGGCGGCAAGGAGCGGCTCGTCCCCGTGACCGAACCCGCCCGCGAGGCGGCCGAGGCCTATCTGGTGGTCCTCGAGGCGCACGGGCCCGGCGGGCCGTGGCTGTTCCCGGCGGATTCGGAGAGCGGCCACCTCACGCGTCAGGCCTTCGCCCGCGAGCTCAAGGCGCTCGCCGGGGCGGCCGGCCTGCCGGCGCGGCTGGTGAGCCCGCACGTGCTGCGCCACGCCTTCGCCAGCCATCTCCTGCAGAACGGCGCCGACCTTCGCGTCATCCAGGAACTCCTCGGCCACGCCGACATCGCCACGACGCAGATCTATACGCACGTGCTGGACGAGCGTGTCGCAGCCATGGTGCGAGACCTGCACCCCCTCACGGACGGGCGATCGGGAGAGGACTGAGCGCAGGACGAACGCCACTCAGAACCCCGTCTCGATCTTCGCGTACATGTGCTCGGTGAAGCTGAACAGCTGCGCCCCCATGAAGGGCGCCGTCACCAGGATCATCAGGAGGATGGCGACGATCTTCGGGATGAAGGTCAGCGTCATCTCCTGGACCTGGGTGAGAGCCTGCATCAAGGCGATGGCGATGCCCACCGCCATGGCGACCCCCACCGACGGCCCGGAGGCGACGATGACGGTCCAGATGGCTTCCTGGACCATGTCGAGGGCGTCGACGGCGTTCATCAGGCGAGCCTCACGCCGGGGCCGATCAGCAGCGTCTCGCCGCCAGCCAGCGTGGCGAGGGGACCTTCGTCGGTCAGGCGCACGCTGGTGATCTCGCCGGAGACGCTTCCATCGGCCGAGGTGGCGGTCCGCCCGATCAGGTCGCCCGCCATGGCCAGCGACGTCGCGGAAAGGAGCCCGTCGAGCTTCTTGTTGGTCATGATCGCCTGCTCGACCATGGAGAAGGTGGCGAGCTGGGCCACCTGCTCGGACGGGTCCATCGGGTTGAGCGGGTCCTGGTTCTTCATCTGCGCGATCAGGAGGCGCAGGAAGCTGTCGTAGTCCATGCTCCCCGCATCCGCGCGCCCCGTCTGGGGCGCGGCGGGACCGGGCTGAGCGGAGGTGGCGGAGGCGACGTCCATGATCCGGTCTTTCCTGTCAGGCGGCCGAGCGGCGCTCGGGGCGGGCGGCGAGGATGGCCTCCTCGGCGGGGAAGAGGCCGCGGAGCGTCTTCATGGCGTCGAGCCTGCGCCCGGCCTCCATCTGGCCGCGCACGGCGAGGAGCCCGTCGAGGATCTCCCGGCTCGCGAAGGTCCGCAAAGCCGCGGCGAGGTAGCGCTCGTAGAGGAGCGCGGCCTTCTCCGCCCCGGCGGGGTCGATGAACATGGCCTGCACGACGAAGTAGATCTGGCGCAGCGGCGTCGTCGTCTCCTCGGGCTGGAGCACGTGGCTCTCGAGCAGGAAGGTCGCGTCGTTGAGGATCTCGAGCGTGGTCTTGCGCTCGGCGCGCACCACGGCCCCGTTGATCCACACGCGCTCTCCGGCGCGGAGCGTCAGGCGCATCGTGCCGCTCATTTCAGCCCCTCGGCGATCGTCTGGTTGACCTCGATGATGGCGGCGAAGTCGACTGTCTGGCCGAGCCGGATCGCATCCGCCTCGCGCATCACCCAAAGACCGATGGAGATCAGGTCGGCGCGCAGCTTCTGCGGCAGGTCGTTCTCGGAGCTCGCGAGATCCTCGATCAGGATCGCCCAGAGCTGGCGGACGTAGTGCAGGGCCTCGACCGTCTCGCGCGAGGCCGCGCCGGCGGCCTGGGCCTTGCGCAGCAGCTGGACGGCCTGCTCGACCGCCTCGCGCTCGCGGGCGCGCGTGTCCGAGAAGGTGTCCTCGACGATCTCGGCATAGGAGAACTGATACATGGTCGCCTCTTTCGGTGAGGGGGCGTCAGAGGTAGCGCAGGAGGCTCATCTCGCGGATGCGGGCGGTGAGGTTGTAGGAGACCTCCACCTGGGACATCAGCGCGTTGACCCGGGTCGCCGCCTCGTAGGGGTCGACGTTCTCGAGACCCGTGATCTGCCCGGTGAGGATGTCGCGCTGGATGCTCATGCGCTCGGAGGCGTCGGCGACGCGGTTCTGCGCCACGCCGAGCCGGGCCTGAATGGTGGTGACGTCCTGCATCGCCCCGCCGACGAGGCCGATGGCGCGCTCGACGATGGCCTCGTAGGCGGGCGCCGGCAGCGCCTGCGCGCCGAGGTCGACGAGCATCGTATAGGCCATGGTCAGGTCGCGGAACGCCTGCTCGTTGGCGTTGGCGGAGGTGGCGATCACCTCGTTGGTCGACACGCGGCTCTGGAGGTTCTGGTCGGACGCGGTGGACCAGGTCGCGCCCCATTGCGGATCGGCGAAGAGCGGCGCGAACGCGGTGTCGAGGAAGGTCTCCATGTCCGCCCGGGTGATGCCGGCGACGCCGGGATCGCCCTGGCCGAAGCCGAAGAAGCCGGCGAAGGCCGTGTCCACAGCCGTCTTCGCGGCGGAGACCGGCGGGCCGAGATAGTCCGCCAGCGGCTCGACGTCGGTGTTGATGCCGGCGAAGAGATATTGGCCGTTCAGGTTGGCGTTCAGCGAGCCGAACAGGCCCTTGAGGTTCAGCTCGGCCTGCGGCGCGACGATGTCCGCCGCCTGGGGGTTCTCGCGCACGGCGATCAGCACGCCGAGGACGTCCTCGGCCGTACCCTGGATGTTCGAGAGCGCCGCCTGGCTGGTGTCGAGCCGCGCGGCGACGAGGCCGTTCGTGTCGAGGATCGTCCCGATGCGGGCGAGCTCCTGGCGCAATTCGACGCTCTGGCCGGTGCGGGCGCCGAGCGCGAGCCCCACATCCGCGAAGCGGCCGGAGGAGAGCTCCTCGGACGCCTTGGCCAGCGCGTTCTGGGCCTTGATCATCGACAAGCGCGTGGAATTGGCGATGCCGAGCGTGGAGATGGGGGTCGTCTTCATGGCGTCACCTCACGGCCTCGAGCAGGGAGGCGAGCATCGTGTCCACCGCCGTGATGATCCGCGCGGAGGCGCCGTAGCTGCGCTCGAGCTCGAGCATCAGGGCGAGCTCCTCGTCGAGATTGACGCCGGTCTCGTTGGACAGGCTCTCGGCGGTGCGTTCGAGGAAGGTGGTCTGGTAGGTCGCCTCCTTGTCGGCCTGCTTGCGCGCGGCCTCGAGCCAGCCCACCGAGCCCGCGGCGAAGCCGGCGATCGTGGTGTTCGGGTCGAGCCCGGACGTGGCGTCGAAGGGCCGCTGCGCGCCGAGCACGTCGAGCAGGCCCTGGAGCCGGCCGGAATAGGAGGCGGCGTCGGCCGGGTTGTAGTCGTAGGCCGCGCCGTTCATGCCGCCGTCGCGGATCGTGGTGAGGTCGCCGCCCTGCGTCGGATCGGCGGCCGGGTTCACCCGGATCTGCGCCGCGAGATTGGGGATCGCCACCGCGCCGCCGGGCAGGGCCGGGCCGCCGGGCCAGGTGAACAGGCCGGCCTGGTCGGCCAGAAGCGGCGGCGTATTGAGCTGGTCGGTCTCGGCGGTGGCGAGGATCAGCCCGCGGGCGATCTCGTCGAGCTGCTTCTGGTAGACCGGCGCCGTCTCGTCGCGCAGCATCGCGTGTCCGAAGAGCGCGCCGGACTTGATCGCCATGGTCGCCCCGGGGCCGGTGATCGGCACGCCGTCGGCGAAGACCGCACGGCCCTGGATGCCGGCGTCGTAGGCGAAGGTGCGCTCGAACGAGACCGTTCGCGCGGTCTTCTCGAACAGGGTCACGCCGGAATCGGTGTAGATCACCATGTCGGCGTCGCCGCGCGTCACCGTGGTGACGCCGATCTCCCGGGACAGGTCGGTGAGGATCGCCGAGCGGGTGTCGAGATGGTCGGTGACGTCGGTCCCGGCCGCCGTGCCGACGACGATCGCCCGGTTCACCGTCTCGAAGCGGGCGAGGAGGTCGTTGATGCGATCGACCGAGGCCGCCATCTCGCCGTCGGCCGTCGCCCGCGCCGCCTGGACCGTCTGCGTGGCGGTGTTCAGCCGGCCGGCCAGGTCGTGCGCGCGGTCGAGAGCCTGGGCGGCGAGAATCGGATCGCTCGGCCCGTCGGCGTGCATCTGGAGCGCGTTCTCGAACGCGCCGAGCGCGCCCGCTACCGACCAGTCGTTCTCCGGGTCGCCCACCGTCTGCGAGAGCCGGTCGAGCCCGTCGAGATGCGCGGTCTTGGCCGCGGCGTCGGAGGAGGCCTCCAGCATGCGGGTGTAGAGCGCCTGGTCCTGGGCCCGGGAGATCGAGGCGACGTGGGTCGTGCCCAGCCCCGTCGTCGCGACGACGGCGCTCTTGCGCGCATAGGCGGGGTCGTTCGCGCCGGTGATGTTGCGCGCGACGAGCGCGGTCTGCTGCGCGTTCGTCGACAGCGCCGACTGGGCCGAGTTGAGCGCGAGTGAGAGCGACATCGATCAGACCTCGGAGTTGGGCCGCGGCGCCTCAGCGCTTCAGGTTGACGAGCACGTCGAGCAGCTCGGAGCCGGTCTGGAAGACCTTGGAATTGGCCGTGTAGCTGCGCTGGCTCTCGATCATGGAGGTGAGCTCGGAGGCGAGATCGACGTTCGATTGCTCGAGCGCCGAGGAAACGATGTCGCCGAGCCCGCCCTGGCCCGCGAGGCCGAGCTGGACCTCGCCGGAGTCCAGCCCGAGCGAGTAGACGTTGCCCGCCTCCGGCTGGAGGTTGTCCGGGCTCGTCACGTTGGCGAGCGGGACCTGCCAGGTGGCGCGCCGCTCGCCGTTCTCGAAGATCGCGAAGACGGTGCCGTCCTCGCCGATCTCGACGTCGCGGATGGCCGAGGGCGCGTTGCCGTTCACCGCCGCCTGCATGACGGTGTAGTCCGCCGCGACCTGGGTCATGTCGGAGAGGTCGAGGGTGAGCGCCTGGCCGTTGGGCACCGCGACGTTCAGCGCCGGCGCGCCGGTGACCCGGCCGTTGGCGGGGTCGAAGGCGAGGGCGACGCTGTCGAGCGGCGGGTTGGCATAGGGAAAGCCGCCGCCGGGGGGCGCGTCGGCGCGGTCGAACACCGTCGCCTCCCAGGCGTTCGGGCCGGTCTTGGTGAAATAGACGTCGAGCACGACGGGGTTGCCGAGATTGTCGTAGGCGACGAGGGAGGACATCGCCTCGTACTCGGTCGTCGCGAGGTTCGCCGACGGCGGGGTCGCCGGCGCGACGATCGCGGCGGCGTTGGAATCGAGGTTGGCGGCAAAGCCGCCCTGGGTCGAGGGCGTCGCCTCGAGCGCGGTCTGGCCGATGTTCACGACCTGGAGCCCCTGGAGGCCGTTCACCACCACGCCGCCGGCGCCGCCGTCGAGCGGCATGCCCATCAGCTTGAAGCCGGCCGCGTTGACGAGCTCGCCCTCGCCGTTGGGCACGAAGGAGCCCGCGCGGGTGAGGTAGGGCGTGCCGCCGTTGTCGGAGACGACGAAGAAGCCGTTGCCCTGCACCGCGAGGTCGGTCGCGGAGGTGGTGAAGGTCAGCGCGCCCTGCTG comes from Salinarimonas sp. and encodes:
- a CDS encoding ParA family protein; the encoded protein is MTSDTLLGEDEVADAPPADSVDLPLEAETQAVAEPARASDPQPDRLRRQTHGRPRVLALANQKGGVGKTTTAINLGTALAAIGEKVLVIDLDPQGNASTGLGVERKQRRISTYHVLTGEAELRSAIRETAVPRLHLAPSTLDLLGLELEIASSRNRAHRLKLAIDGLALGDALRSEPFTYILIDCPPSLNLLTINALAASDSVLVPLQCEFFALEGLSQLLKTVEQVRDNLNPKLSIHGVVLTMFDPRNNLSNQVVADVRSFMGGKVYETVIPRNVRVSEAPSHGKPVLLYDLKCSGSQAYLRLASEIIQRERTLKAA
- a CDS encoding histidine kinase dimerization/phosphoacceptor domain -containing protein; protein product: MTTVPETLGGRRLLYIDDDPAFGRLVERTLARKGIEVVFAMGGDDGVARLAQGGFDVVALDHFMPGKEGLEVLSEIRALPDPPPVVYVTGADEGRIAVAALKAGAADYIVKDVGGAFFDLLLASIEQAVAKECVRRAKEAAEREVREQRDRAEMLLREVNHRVANSLQLVSSLVSMQKAVTEEPSARAVLVETQSRITAIAQIHRRLYTSPDIRAVSMDAYLRGLIEELAAAMQAQGESHVLKVSAETIPMPTDKAVSLGVIVAELVINAVKYAYPAGEGGEVRVILVRENGAARLVVEDDGAGWRGDEPASGSGLGTRIIKTMASTLQSGLEFDAAHPGTRVSLRFPVDAAAEEEHREAG
- a CDS encoding histidine kinase, which codes for MPTLFRLVFILAILAGLVYAGMWALALFVEPETREITTTVPPSRLAPR
- a CDS encoding glutathione S-transferase family protein, with protein sequence MLTFYHARQSRSSRVHWLLHELDVPFETIRTDIPRRDGTGARDPRNPHPDGKVPALVHDSRLVTETGAILLYLTDLFPERSLGFAPGEPGRAEYLTWRFWYGDVVEPVYLLEVLGVADHPIAAATFRSRDEIATRLISALQPSPRPWLMGDRFTAADILLSSPFLYSPDATPDHPAVHAWITRCTERPAYRRAQELD
- a CDS encoding ParB/RepB/Spo0J family partition protein, whose protein sequence is MAEEGQRLRLGRGLAALIGDMGDDDEGVVERGRGQRRVPIEFLRPNPRNPRKSFAESDLEDLAQSIRERGIIQPIVVRSLRGLEDAYEIIAGERRWRAAQRAGLHEVPIVVVEADDRLSLEYAIVENVQRTDLNALEEAAGYDKLIAEFGYSQAELAQVIGKSRSHVANTMRLMKLPQSVQEKLASGAISAGHARALLAVKDPETAAERIVEKGLNVRDVERLARQDEEGQTRPPRPRAEKDADTRALEQALTETLGLEVAISAKPGAPNGEVRIRYATLEQLDGLCRALRRG
- a CDS encoding CHASE domain-containing protein produces the protein MSDHDAARRQDDGRGSNGISSRLAFLRRRSFITPAAVFAIGILSTLVVGVQYDRIASERDAQRFQSLVVQRVISIDERMALYVGLLRGVAAHFAAEESVDRADFGAFVQRLRLDEEYPGVQGVGYATVIEPGGEADLEASARAEGREAFRVWPPEDDAAGDASLRTAIVYLEPEDERNRAALGFDMTSEAVRREAMVRARDRGLSTASGRVTLVQETDEDVQPGFLIYLPVFEGGAIPGTVEERRRRLEGYVYAPFRARNLFDRALAQGRGGELDYAVYDGESADPENLLYRTGETFDRGRLGFRTAERVTIADQPWTVVLETTDVFEAASPRVFTPFIFIAGLVATGMLTGASVRQARAVDAAEAARADVEELNHTLEHRVERRTAQLERARARLADLNVNLERAVQARTAELSAANEEIQRFAYIVSHDLRAPLVNVMGFTSELESVRSEIESFLAAVGERAPDLVTEDVRLAVETDLPEALGFIRASTQKMDRLINAILKLSREGRRVLVPEPVDMQALVETLRESLTHQLVEREAELVVGDLPSLVSDRLALEQIFGNLVENAVKYLRPDRPGRVSLTAEDAGPLVRFVVADNGRGIEPGDFERIFDLFRRAGRQDVAGEGIGLAHTRALVRRLGGTVEVASTPGEGSTFTLTLPKIIEDVSQGPKHEEEEAA
- a CDS encoding response regulator, whose protein sequence is MSAQPVTIVMVEDDEGHARLIEKNVRRAGVNNEIRHFVDGTSALGHMFQEEVRANGPLLVLLDLNLPDMSGIDILAKLKADDRLKRAPVIVLTTTDDQREIQRCYDLGCNVYITKPVEYETFAQAIRQLGLFLSVMQVPEA